The following proteins are co-located in the Gloeocapsa sp. PCC 7428 genome:
- the clpB gene encoding ATP-dependent chaperone ClpB, protein MQPTNPNQFTEKAWEAIAHTPDIVKAAQQQQIESEHLMKALLEQDGLASSILTKAGVNVQKVRERAEQFIQRQPKVSGSGSSVYLGRSLDTLLDRAENYRKELADEYISIEHLLLAYVNDDRFGKSLFQEFGLDEAKLRGIIKQVRGSQRVTDQNPEGKYESLEKYGRDLTEAARQGKLDPVIGRDDEIRRTIQILSRRTKNNPVLIGEPGVGKTAIAEGLAQRIVAGDVPQSLKDRKLIALDMGALIAGAKFRGEFEERLKAVLKEVTESQGKIILFIDEIHTVVGAGATQGAMDAGNLLKPMLARGELRCIGATTLDEYRKYIEKDAALERRFQQVYVDQPSVEDTISILRGLKERYEVHHGVKISDSAVVAAATLSSRYISDRFLPDKAIDLVDEAAARLKMEITSKPEELDEIDRKILQLEMEKLSLQKESDPASRERLERLEKELADLKEQQRALNAQWQSEKDVINQIQAIKEEIDRVNVEIQQAERDYDLNKAAELKYGKLTDLHRQLEEAETKLAQTQTTGQSLLREEVTEADIAEIISKWTGIPISKLVESEKEKLLHLEDELHRRVIGQNEAVTAVADAIARSRAGLADPNRPTASFIFLGPTGVGKTELAKALAAYLFDTEEAMVRIDMSEYMEKHAVSRLIGAPPGYVGYDEGGQLTEAIRRRPYAVVLFDEIEKAHPDVFNVMLQILDDGRVTDAQGHTVDFKNTIIIMTSNIGSQYILDIAGDDSRYEEMRSRVMDAMRNSFRPEFLNRIDEIIIFHALQKQELRHIVQLQVQRLEKRLAERKMSLKLSNAALDFLAEVGYDPVFGARPLKRAIQRELETQIAKSILRGEFNDGDTIYVDVENERLAFKRLPVELLTM, encoded by the coding sequence ATGCAACCAACAAATCCAAATCAGTTTACCGAAAAAGCGTGGGAAGCGATCGCCCACACGCCAGATATCGTCAAAGCCGCACAACAGCAGCAGATCGAAAGCGAACACTTAATGAAAGCGCTGCTCGAACAAGACGGCTTAGCGAGTAGTATCTTAACAAAAGCCGGAGTTAACGTTCAGAAAGTCCGAGAACGCGCCGAACAATTTATTCAACGTCAACCGAAAGTTTCCGGTAGTGGAAGTTCCGTATATTTAGGACGTAGCTTAGATACACTACTTGACCGCGCCGAAAACTATCGTAAAGAATTAGCCGATGAATATATTTCAATCGAACACTTATTATTAGCCTACGTAAACGACGATCGCTTCGGGAAAAGCCTATTTCAAGAATTTGGTTTAGACGAAGCAAAACTCAGGGGTATCATTAAACAAGTTCGAGGAAGTCAGAGAGTGACTGACCAAAATCCAGAAGGCAAATACGAATCACTAGAAAAATACGGGCGCGACCTCACCGAAGCCGCGCGTCAAGGTAAACTTGACCCAGTGATTGGGCGCGATGATGAAATCCGCCGCACAATTCAAATTCTTTCCCGCCGTACTAAAAATAACCCTGTCTTAATTGGCGAACCTGGTGTCGGTAAAACCGCGATCGCTGAAGGACTTGCACAACGAATTGTTGCAGGTGATGTCCCGCAATCGCTCAAAGACCGTAAACTCATTGCCTTAGATATGGGCGCATTAATCGCGGGTGCAAAGTTTCGCGGTGAATTTGAGGAACGTCTTAAAGCCGTACTCAAAGAAGTTACCGAGTCGCAAGGTAAAATTATTCTCTTCATCGATGAGATTCACACCGTTGTTGGTGCGGGGGCAACGCAAGGCGCAATGGACGCAGGAAACTTGCTTAAACCAATGCTCGCACGCGGTGAGTTGCGGTGTATCGGTGCGACAACGTTAGATGAATACCGCAAATACATTGAAAAAGACGCAGCGTTAGAACGCCGTTTCCAGCAAGTTTATGTCGATCAACCTTCAGTAGAAGACACAATTTCGATTTTACGCGGACTCAAAGAGCGCTATGAAGTCCATCACGGGGTAAAAATTTCTGATAGTGCGGTAGTTGCAGCTGCAACACTGTCGAGTCGTTATATTAGCGATCGCTTCCTACCAGATAAAGCGATTGACTTGGTAGACGAAGCCGCCGCACGGTTGAAAATGGAAATTACTTCTAAACCCGAAGAACTCGATGAGATTGATCGCAAGATTCTCCAACTCGAAATGGAGAAACTATCCCTCCAAAAAGAAAGCGATCCAGCTTCTAGAGAACGCTTAGAAAGACTCGAAAAAGAACTTGCAGATCTCAAAGAACAACAACGCGCCCTCAACGCACAATGGCAGTCTGAAAAAGATGTTATTAATCAAATTCAGGCAATAAAAGAAGAAATCGACCGCGTTAACGTCGAGATTCAGCAAGCCGAACGTGACTACGACCTCAACAAAGCAGCAGAGTTGAAGTATGGTAAGCTAACAGATTTACATCGTCAGCTAGAAGAAGCCGAAACAAAACTCGCACAAACTCAAACGACAGGTCAATCGCTGTTGCGCGAAGAAGTCACCGAAGCGGATATTGCGGAAATTATCTCGAAGTGGACAGGAATTCCGATTAGCAAGTTGGTGGAATCGGAAAAAGAGAAACTGCTACATTTAGAAGATGAACTTCACCGGCGCGTGATTGGACAAAACGAAGCAGTAACAGCCGTTGCGGATGCAATTGCGCGATCGCGTGCAGGATTAGCCGATCCCAATCGTCCAACGGCAAGTTTTATCTTCCTAGGTCCCACAGGCGTTGGTAAAACTGAACTTGCCAAAGCATTAGCGGCGTATTTATTCGATACCGAAGAAGCAATGGTACGAATCGATATGTCGGAATACATGGAGAAACACGCGGTTTCGCGCTTAATCGGTGCGCCTCCAGGATATGTCGGTTACGACGAAGGCGGTCAGTTAACCGAAGCAATTCGCCGTCGTCCTTATGCGGTGGTTCTCTTCGATGAAATCGAAAAAGCCCACCCTGACGTGTTCAACGTCATGCTGCAAATTCTCGATGATGGACGTGTTACCGATGCGCAAGGTCATACGGTAGACTTCAAGAACACGATCATTATCATGACGAGTAACATCGGTTCGCAGTACATCTTAGATATTGCTGGCGATGACTCGCGTTATGAAGAGATGCGCAGTCGGGTGATGGATGCTATGCGTAATAGTTTCCGTCCAGAATTTCTTAACCGCATTGATGAAATTATTATCTTCCATGCGCTGCAAAAACAAGAACTACGCCACATTGTACAACTGCAAGTTCAAAGACTCGAAAAGCGGCTGGCAGAGCGTAAGATGTCGCTGAAACTCTCTAATGCAGCCCTTGACTTTTTAGCTGAAGTAGGCTACGATCCTGTATTTGGTGCAAGACCGCTAAAACGGGCGATTCAGCGCGAGTTAGAAACTCAAATTGCTAAATCAATCTTGCGCGGTGAATTCAACGACGGTGACACTATCTATGTCGATGTCGAAAACGAACGTCTGGCATTTAAGCGTTTACCCGTTGAATTACTCACAATGTAA
- a CDS encoding SRPBCC family protein produces MNTLSVSNLVESSCSWSQVQQTALLQGEILVETRSHSAWGGAVTASMYLPLKRSQVWQQITDYPRWVQYFPDVIKSEVLQRGETKRLYQVAKKAFFLFTAQVEVYLNVIEVLQQRIQFRLEQGTFNDFTAELQLQDCGVGTVLTYAVQATPNLPIPTMFIQQAMHLELPENMRQMRRMICGR; encoded by the coding sequence ATGAATACACTTTCTGTATCCAATTTAGTCGAGTCTTCGTGTTCCTGGAGTCAAGTTCAGCAAACAGCACTTTTGCAAGGTGAAATTTTAGTAGAAACGCGATCGCATTCCGCATGGGGTGGCGCGGTAACGGCTTCGATGTACTTACCACTAAAGCGATCGCAAGTTTGGCAGCAAATTACTGATTATCCGCGCTGGGTGCAATACTTTCCTGATGTGATTAAAAGCGAAGTTTTACAGCGTGGTGAAACCAAGCGCTTATATCAAGTTGCGAAAAAAGCCTTCTTTCTATTTACCGCGCAAGTTGAGGTTTATCTCAACGTCATTGAAGTTCTACAGCAGCGAATTCAGTTTCGCTTAGAGCAAGGGACGTTTAACGATTTTACTGCGGAATTGCAATTACAAGATTGCGGTGTTGGTACAGTGTTGACGTATGCAGTACAAGCGACACCTAACCTTCCGATACCAACGATGTTCATTCAACAAGCAATGCATCTAGAGTTACCAGAAAATATGCGGCAAATGCGGCGAATGATCTGTGGTAGATAA
- a CDS encoding ChaB family protein gives MTATDTSMTQANAAEFRSVSAIFKDREQIDGVIRRLLDRGISRDDISVIGKNFHSETKIAGFITKKDVILGGLKQGAIFGSIFGSALALLTGVGVLFVPFIGTLVAAGPLGAALLGAAGGAIAGSAGAGLVSALVTLGMPEEKAAVYQTRIEAGDFLVAVEVPADKTGEIQLLLESAGGEETHVNEKALPRRRTGQIESAADLSPEVRSHLSEDAQRAFIANYNKALSETGDEEKAEHHAWDAVCEQYEQDENGIWSKAKASI, from the coding sequence ATGACTGCAACTGATACAAGTATGACGCAGGCTAATGCTGCTGAGTTTCGCAGCGTTTCTGCGATCTTCAAAGATCGCGAACAAATTGATGGTGTCATTCGTCGCTTACTCGACCGAGGAATTTCACGCGACGATATATCAGTCATCGGAAAAAACTTCCACTCTGAAACTAAAATTGCTGGTTTTATTACTAAAAAAGATGTGATACTCGGTGGATTGAAACAAGGAGCAATCTTTGGCTCGATCTTTGGTTCGGCGTTAGCTTTATTAACAGGAGTCGGTGTACTATTTGTACCGTTTATTGGTACTTTAGTTGCCGCAGGACCATTGGGCGCGGCTTTGTTAGGTGCTGCGGGTGGTGCGATCGCAGGGAGCGCGGGTGCGGGTTTAGTATCTGCATTAGTGACACTAGGAATGCCAGAAGAAAAAGCCGCTGTCTATCAAACTCGCATCGAAGCCGGTGACTTTTTGGTAGCGGTAGAAGTCCCCGCCGACAAAACAGGTGAAATTCAATTACTGCTTGAAAGCGCAGGTGGTGAAGAAACGCACGTTAATGAAAAAGCCTTACCCCGCAGACGCACAGGACAAATTGAAAGTGCAGCAGACTTATCGCCAGAAGTGCGATCGCACCTCTCAGAAGATGCACAGCGCGCGTTTATTGCCAACTATAACAAAGCGTTATCAGAAACAGGTGACGAAGAAAAAGCAGAACATCATGCTTGGGATGCAGTTTGCGAACAATACGAGCAAGATGAAAATGGCATTTGGTCTAAAGCAAAAGCAAGTATCTAG
- a CDS encoding type II toxin-antitoxin system VapC family toxin has protein sequence MAVDTNIVVRLLIQDDQQQYDKSLQIFQEQDIFVPDTVLLETEWVLRFAYNFKPSEICQAFRNLLGLPNIHLTNATLIAQALQWYENGLDFADALHLSQSQSCSVLYTFDAKFANRAKGLTQCKVQQP, from the coding sequence ATCGCAGTTGATACAAACATTGTTGTACGTCTCTTAATCCAAGATGATCAACAGCAATACGATAAAAGCCTTCAAATATTTCAGGAACAAGACATCTTTGTTCCAGATACAGTCCTACTCGAAACTGAATGGGTATTACGTTTTGCTTACAATTTCAAACCTAGTGAAATTTGCCAAGCATTTAGGAACCTTCTCGGTTTGCCTAATATTCATCTGACAAACGCAACTTTAATAGCGCAAGCTTTGCAGTGGTACGAGAATGGTTTGGATTTTGCTGATGCACTTCATTTGTCACAAAGTCAAAGCTGTTCTGTACTTTACACATTTGACGCTAAGTTTGCGAATCGAGCTAAAGGACTAACACAGTGTAAAGTTCAGCAGCCCTAA
- a CDS encoding AbrB/MazE/SpoVT family DNA-binding domain-containing protein — protein MQVTRLSSKGQVIIPKALRAAHHWEVGQELIAIDVGDGILLKPKKPFAETTLAQVAGCLSYQGKPKSLDELEDVIRQGVMQQCHDRS, from the coding sequence ATGCAAGTCACTCGTTTGTCAAGTAAAGGGCAAGTGATCATTCCAAAAGCCTTACGTGCTGCTCATCATTGGGAAGTTGGTCAAGAACTAATTGCGATTGATGTCGGCGATGGTATTCTCCTGAAACCTAAAAAACCTTTTGCGGAAACAACTTTAGCGCAGGTTGCAGGCTGTTTAAGCTATCAGGGAAAACCGAAAAGTCTCGATGAGCTAGAAGATGTAATTCGCCAAGGAGTGATGCAACAATGTCACGATCGCAGTTGA
- a CDS encoding GNAT family N-acetyltransferase has protein sequence MNLRSLTQADIPSIQRCASVRAIADTMISIPHPYPEGEAERYVLRRLAEFEAGLSVSFIIERKFEPAFCGAIEIRDIESEHSQAELSFWLAVEMWGKGYMSEALQPILRFGFEDLALNRLYAYHMVRNPGSGRVLQKNGFVQEGVLRQRVRKWGMFEDVKLWAIVHSDWQEAAA, from the coding sequence TTGAATCTACGTTCACTAACCCAGGCAGATATACCCTCAATACAGCGCTGCGCCAGTGTTCGGGCGATCGCCGATACAATGATCTCTATTCCTCATCCCTATCCTGAGGGCGAAGCTGAGCGGTATGTGTTAAGACGACTTGCAGAATTTGAGGCGGGGCTTTCGGTTTCATTTATCATTGAGCGCAAATTTGAACCAGCATTTTGTGGAGCGATCGAGATTCGCGATATTGAGTCGGAACATTCTCAAGCCGAATTAAGTTTTTGGTTAGCGGTTGAGATGTGGGGAAAAGGATACATGAGCGAAGCATTACAACCCATACTCCGCTTCGGATTTGAAGATTTAGCACTCAATAGGCTCTACGCCTATCACATGGTGAGAAACCCAGGTTCAGGCAGAGTATTGCAGAAAAATGGATTTGTACAAGAAGGAGTGTTACGCCAGCGAGTTCGCAAGTGGGGAATGTTTGAAGATGTCAAGTTATGGGCAATTGTACATAGCGACTGGCAAGAGGCAGCAGCATAA
- a CDS encoding NAD(P)/FAD-dependent oxidoreductase, translated as MQPLIVVIGGGAAGFFGAIAAAQAHPHTQVIILEASHQPLAKVRVSGGGRCNVTHACFEPTALVQNYPRGGKALRGAFTRFQSRDTVNWFAAQGVKLKTEPDGRMFPLTDDSATIVDCLREKAIALGIKIRIGAAVVAVKALDGTTSRFAIQLKSKEVITCDRVLLATGSNKVGHQIAASLGHHIESPVPSLFTFNILDQDLRELAGVSVDSVRLKLTVGSHKLEQTGPLLITHWGLSGPAVLKLSAWGARVLYDAKYHATLTINWLPQCNPEDIRQKLLAVKTEWAKRAIASNCPVELPRRLWQYLVSRINLGSEDRWSGISHKSLNRLVQELTQGQYLIQGKGVFKEEFVTCGGVSLKEVNFKTMESRLCQGLYFAGEILDIDGVTGGFNFQSAWTTAWLAGQAMGVV; from the coding sequence TTGCAACCGTTAATTGTTGTTATTGGAGGAGGCGCGGCAGGTTTCTTTGGTGCGATCGCGGCAGCACAAGCGCATCCTCATACGCAAGTGATCATTTTAGAAGCAAGTCACCAACCATTAGCTAAAGTCCGCGTTTCTGGCGGCGGGAGATGTAATGTTACCCATGCGTGTTTTGAACCAACCGCCTTAGTACAAAATTATCCGAGAGGTGGTAAAGCCTTGCGTGGGGCATTTACGCGATTTCAAAGCCGCGATACTGTTAATTGGTTCGCCGCACAAGGAGTAAAACTCAAAACTGAACCTGATGGCAGAATGTTTCCACTCACCGATGACTCGGCGACGATTGTTGATTGTTTAAGGGAAAAGGCAATCGCTTTAGGAATCAAAATTCGTATAGGCGCAGCGGTTGTTGCTGTCAAGGCACTTGATGGCACAACTTCCAGATTTGCAATTCAACTGAAATCAAAAGAAGTGATAACGTGCGATCGCGTATTACTCGCAACAGGTAGTAACAAAGTCGGTCATCAAATCGCTGCGTCTTTAGGACACCACATTGAATCGCCTGTACCATCGCTGTTTACATTTAATATTCTCGATCAAGATCTGCGCGAATTAGCTGGAGTCAGTGTCGATAGCGTCCGGTTAAAGTTAACCGTTGGTAGCCATAAACTCGAACAAACAGGTCCATTGCTGATAACCCACTGGGGCTTAAGTGGTCCTGCGGTTCTCAAACTTTCTGCATGGGGGGCGCGGGTACTTTATGACGCGAAATATCATGCAACTCTAACAATCAACTGGCTTCCACAATGTAACCCTGAAGATATCCGCCAAAAATTGCTTGCTGTTAAAACCGAATGGGCAAAACGGGCGATCGCGAGTAACTGTCCTGTTGAATTACCGCGTCGTCTATGGCAGTATTTAGTATCGCGGATTAATCTTGGCAGCGAAGACCGTTGGTCGGGAATATCGCATAAAAGCTTAAATCGACTCGTCCAAGAACTGACACAAGGACAATACTTGATTCAAGGGAAGGGAGTTTTCAAAGAAGAATTTGTCACCTGCGGTGGCGTCAGTCTCAAAGAAGTCAACTTTAAAACGATGGAAAGTCGGCTGTGTCAGGGACTTTACTTTGCTGGCGAAATCCTTGATATTGATGGCGTTACCGGAGGATTTAACTTTCAAAGTGCTTGGACAACGGCTTGGTTGGCGGGTCAAGCAATGGGAGTCGTCTAG
- the lpxD gene encoding UDP-3-O-(3-hydroxymyristoyl)glucosamine N-acyltransferase: MKFSEVVEKLGEAAANNSLSFDKDCDPDLPRLAPVEEATTGTLSYIEGAKFASYVATTGASALILPQDEALQTQAQSRGIAWITTSQPRLLFAQAIALYYQPFHPAPEIHPSAVIHPSVKLGEDIYIGAHVVIQAGVNIGDRVCIHPNVVIYPEVQIGDRTILHANCTIHERSQIGAGCVIHSGAVIGAEGFGFVPSPTGWVKMEQSGYAVLEDGVEIGCNSTIDRPAVGETRIGKNTKIDNLVQIGHGCQVGANCAFAAHVGLAGGVKIGNQVILAGQVGIANQVKVGDGAVASAKAGVHSDVQPGTIVSGNPAIPHKTFLKASAVYTRLPEIYQTLKQLQRSLSRKE, from the coding sequence ATGAAATTTAGCGAAGTTGTTGAAAAACTCGGTGAAGCTGCTGCCAATAATAGCCTTAGTTTCGATAAAGATTGCGACCCTGACCTTCCTAGATTAGCACCAGTTGAAGAAGCTACAACGGGAACTTTGAGCTATATCGAAGGTGCCAAATTTGCCTCGTACGTTGCGACAACTGGTGCTAGTGCGTTAATTTTGCCGCAAGATGAAGCTCTACAAACACAAGCACAATCACGGGGTATCGCTTGGATTACAACCTCCCAACCACGCTTACTTTTTGCACAAGCGATCGCACTTTACTATCAACCGTTTCACCCTGCGCCTGAAATTCATCCGAGTGCAGTGATTCATCCTTCCGTAAAACTTGGTGAAGACATATATATTGGCGCGCACGTTGTTATTCAAGCAGGTGTTAATATTGGCGATCGCGTCTGCATTCATCCCAACGTTGTTATTTACCCAGAAGTTCAAATCGGCGATCGCACGATTCTTCATGCGAATTGTACAATTCACGAGCGCAGCCAGATTGGTGCTGGGTGTGTCATTCATAGCGGTGCAGTTATTGGTGCAGAAGGATTTGGTTTTGTTCCTTCACCGACAGGTTGGGTAAAGATGGAACAATCGGGCTACGCCGTATTAGAAGATGGTGTAGAAATTGGCTGCAATAGCACGATCGATCGCCCCGCAGTGGGAGAAACACGCATTGGTAAAAATACAAAAATTGACAATTTAGTACAAATTGGTCATGGTTGCCAAGTAGGTGCAAATTGTGCCTTTGCTGCGCACGTTGGTTTAGCTGGTGGTGTGAAAATTGGCAATCAAGTTATTCTTGCAGGTCAAGTAGGAATTGCCAATCAGGTAAAAGTTGGCGATGGGGCGGTTGCTTCTGCTAAAGCTGGTGTTCACAGTGATGTTCAACCTGGAACAATTGTTTCTGGGAATCCTGCCATACCACACAAAACTTTTCTCAAAGCATCTGCTGTCTACACGCGTTTACCAGAAATTTATCAAACTCTCAAGCAGTTGCAACGCAGTTTGAGCAGAAAAGAATAA
- a CDS encoding Hsp20/alpha crystallin family protein, with translation MALVHWQPFQEINALRRQMDRMFDEIAGFNRELKANWMPAIEMQDREDHIILRAEIPGIDAKDLDVQVARDTVTISGETRQEQQTEDRGFWHSEFRYGKFQRTIPLPVAVENEHVEASYKDGILTLTLPKVAEAINRVVHINLTGDKEAIAGSDSTHTLDITTESEAQNNS, from the coding sequence ATGGCATTAGTACATTGGCAACCATTTCAAGAAATTAATGCTTTGCGGCGTCAAATGGACCGGATGTTTGACGAAATTGCAGGATTTAATCGAGAACTAAAAGCAAACTGGATGCCTGCAATTGAAATGCAAGATCGTGAAGACCATATTATCTTGCGTGCTGAAATTCCAGGAATAGACGCTAAAGATCTTGATGTGCAAGTAGCCCGTGATACAGTCACAATTTCGGGTGAAACTCGTCAAGAACAGCAAACAGAAGACCGCGGATTCTGGCATTCTGAATTTCGTTATGGTAAGTTTCAAAGGACGATTCCATTACCAGTAGCTGTTGAAAACGAACACGTAGAAGCAAGCTACAAAGACGGAATTTTAACTTTGACGCTACCCAAGGTCGCTGAAGCAATCAACCGTGTTGTACACATCAACTTGACAGGAGATAAAGAAGCGATCGCCGGTTCTGACTCAACTCATACACTAGATATAACAACTGAATCTGAGGCTCAAAATAATAGTTAG
- a CDS encoding CoB--CoM heterodisulfide reductase iron-sulfur subunit B family protein — MSFHLKYAYFPGCVAQGACRELYQSTQALTQALDIELIELKKAACCGSGTFKEDSLLLEDTVNARNIALAEELNLPLLTHCSTCQGVIGHVDERLKEFQQTQPAYLEQVNDLLTQQGCLPYRGSTTVKHLLYALVSDYGIDEIEKRVSRRLSNIKCAAFYGCYLLRAQKSMPYDDPYNPQAMENIFRAIGATPIYYRGRTQCCGWPLSSYATTQAFKMAGMHIQEALASGADCIVTPCPLCHLNLDSRQPEVEKVIGKKLGLPVLHLPQLIALSLGIEPKELGLEKHIVSTRPLLEKLGF; from the coding sequence ATGTCTTTTCATCTAAAATACGCCTACTTCCCTGGCTGTGTTGCACAAGGTGCCTGTCGAGAACTTTATCAATCTACGCAAGCTTTAACTCAAGCCTTAGATATTGAACTGATCGAACTCAAAAAAGCTGCGTGTTGCGGTTCTGGCACATTCAAAGAAGATTCGCTTTTGCTAGAAGACACCGTTAACGCGCGTAATATCGCGCTAGCTGAAGAATTAAACCTTCCTCTACTAACACATTGCAGCACCTGTCAAGGTGTGATTGGTCATGTTGATGAACGTTTAAAAGAGTTTCAGCAAACTCAACCCGCTTACCTCGAACAAGTCAACGACTTATTGACGCAACAAGGCTGTCTACCTTATCGCGGTAGCACTACGGTTAAACACCTGCTTTATGCGCTTGTTTCCGATTACGGGATAGATGAAATCGAAAAGCGCGTGTCGCGACGCTTAAGTAATATCAAGTGCGCGGCGTTTTATGGTTGCTATTTACTCCGTGCCCAAAAATCAATGCCTTACGATGACCCTTATAATCCGCAAGCCATGGAAAATATCTTTCGGGCGATCGGCGCAACACCGATCTACTACCGTGGACGAACTCAGTGCTGTGGTTGGCCGCTTTCTAGCTATGCTACGACCCAAGCGTTTAAAATGGCAGGAATGCATATTCAAGAAGCCCTGGCATCTGGTGCAGATTGTATAGTGACACCGTGTCCTTTATGTCATCTTAATCTTGATTCGCGTCAACCCGAAGTTGAAAAAGTCATTGGTAAAAAACTGGGTTTACCTGTATTACACCTACCGCAATTAATTGCTTTATCATTGGGTATTGAACCTAAAGAATTAGGTTTAGAAAAACACATTGTCTCCACACGTCCTTTATTAGAAAAATTAGGCTTTTAA
- the acpP gene encoding acyl carrier protein has product MSEAEILEKVKKIVTEQLSVEAEKVTPAANFANDLGADSLDVVELVMALEEEFDIEIPDEAAEQITTVQQAVDYISNKVTASA; this is encoded by the coding sequence ATGAGCGAAGCGGAAATTTTAGAGAAAGTCAAGAAAATTGTGACTGAGCAACTCAGTGTAGAAGCCGAAAAGGTAACGCCAGCCGCGAACTTTGCGAATGACCTAGGGGCTGATTCGCTCGATGTTGTTGAACTCGTGATGGCTTTAGAGGAAGAATTCGATATTGAAATCCCCGATGAGGCAGCAGAACAGATTACAACGGTACAACAAGCGGTAGATTATATCAGTAACAAAGTGACAGCATCGGCTTAG
- the fabF gene encoding beta-ketoacyl-ACP synthase II, with amino-acid sequence MTDKEKKRVVVTGIGAITPIGNTPGEYWEGLLNGRSGIGPITLFDASHHKCRIAGEVKGFNPHDYLDNKDAKRMDRFAQFAVSASLQALADAQFVINELNAEQVGVIIGTGIGGIKVLEDQQTVYLNRGPDRCSPFMVPMMIANMAAGLTAIHVGAKGPNTCPVTACAAGSNAVGDAFRMIQRGYAQAMLCGGAEAAVTPLSVAGFAAARTLSTRNDDPAHASRPFDRDRDGFVMGEGAGILLLEELEHARSRGARIYAEIVGYGMTCDAYHMTSPVPGGEGATRAIQLALKDALLNPTQVNYINAHGTSTAMNDTTETAAMKKALGDHAYKVAISSTKSMTGHLLGGSGGIEAVATVLAIAHDQLPPTINLDNPDPECDLDYVPNVARTQKVDVALSNSFGFGGHNVTLVFQKFTG; translated from the coding sequence ATGACAGATAAGGAAAAAAAACGTGTTGTCGTAACAGGTATCGGCGCGATTACGCCAATTGGCAATACTCCAGGTGAGTACTGGGAAGGGTTGTTAAATGGACGTAGCGGCATAGGTCCGATTACCTTGTTCGATGCCTCCCACCACAAATGCCGCATTGCGGGTGAAGTCAAAGGATTCAATCCTCACGATTACCTTGACAACAAAGATGCCAAGCGCATGGACCGGTTTGCTCAATTTGCGGTTTCAGCCAGTTTACAAGCGCTTGCGGACGCACAGTTTGTCATTAATGAACTGAACGCAGAACAAGTGGGCGTCATCATTGGAACTGGCATTGGTGGCATTAAGGTATTAGAAGACCAACAAACGGTATATCTCAATCGGGGTCCGGATCGCTGTAGCCCATTTATGGTGCCGATGATGATCGCGAACATGGCAGCAGGCTTAACTGCAATTCACGTCGGTGCTAAAGGTCCTAATACGTGTCCCGTAACCGCGTGTGCTGCGGGTTCTAACGCTGTTGGCGATGCATTTCGGATGATTCAGCGCGGTTATGCGCAAGCAATGCTTTGTGGTGGTGCCGAAGCAGCGGTGACGCCGTTATCCGTTGCAGGTTTTGCCGCAGCCCGAACGCTATCAACGCGCAACGACGATCCAGCGCACGCGAGTCGTCCTTTTGACCGCGATCGCGATGGCTTTGTAATGGGCGAAGGTGCGGGAATTCTACTTCTAGAAGAACTCGAACACGCCCGCAGTCGTGGCGCGCGGATTTATGCGGAAATTGTCGGCTACGGCATGACGTGTGATGCGTATCATATGACATCACCCGTACCAGGCGGCGAAGGTGCAACGCGGGCGATTCAACTAGCGTTGAAAGATGCATTGTTGAATCCAACGCAAGTTAACTACATCAATGCGCACGGTACAAGTACCGCGATGAATGACACAACTGAAACCGCCGCGATGAAAAAAGCATTGGGCGACCATGCGTATAAAGTCGCAATTAGCTCAACAAAGTCGATGACTGGACACTTGTTAGGTGGTTCGGGAGGTATTGAAGCGGTGGCGACAGTGTTGGCGATCGCGCATGACCAACTACCACCGACTATTAACTTAGACAACCCCGATCCAGAGTGTGACTTGGATTACGTACCTAACGTTGCGCGCACCCAAAAAGTAGACGTTGCTTTGTCAAATTCGTTTGGCTTTGGCGGGCATAATGTAACTTTAGTGTTCCAGAAGTTTACAGGCTAA